Proteins from one Panthera leo isolate Ple1 chromosome D1, P.leo_Ple1_pat1.1, whole genome shotgun sequence genomic window:
- the LOC122200803 gene encoding olfactory receptor 1009-like, with translation MAGDNYTRVTEFILAGLSDNPQLQASLFLLFLSFYVINLTGNLGMIILIRIDSRLHTPMYFLLSHLSFVDMCFSSVVSPKMLTDVFAKRKAISFLGCALQQWFFGFFVAAECFLLASMAYDHYVAICNPLLYSVAMSQRLCIQLVVGPYVIGFMNTMTHTTNAFRLPFCGPNVINHFFCDMSPLLSLVCADTRLTKLVVFVVAGAVGVFSGLTILISYIYILVAIMKIHSVDGRRKAFSTCSSHLTAVSILYGTLFFIYVRPRASLSLDLNKVVSVFYTAVIPMLNPFIYSLRNKEVKDAIHRTAAKRKFCMA, from the coding sequence ATGGCTGGTGACAACTACACAAGGGTCACAGAGTTCATTTTGGCAGGTTTGAGTGACAACCCCCAATTGCAGgcctccctcttcctgctcttcctgAGTTTCTACGTCATCAATCTAACCGGAAACTTGGGTATGATTATTCTGATTCGGATTGATTCCCGCCTTCACACACCCATGTACTTTCTCCTCAGCCACTTGTCCTTTGTGGACATGTGCTTCTCCTCTGTTGTGAGCCCCAAGATGCTCACGGACGTCTTTGCGAAGAGGAAGGCCATCTCCTTCTTGGGCTGTGCTTTGCAGCAGTGGTTTTTTGGGTTCTTTGTGGCAGCAGAGTGTTTTCTCTTGGCGTCCATGGCCTATGACCactatgtggccatctgcaacCCGTTATTGTATTCTGTTGCCATGTCCCAGAGACTCTGTATCCAGCTGGTGGTTGGTCCCTATGTCATCGGCTTCATGAACACCATGACCCATACAACAAATGCATTTCGTCTTCCTTTTTGTGGCCCCAATGTCATTAATCATTTCTTCTGTGATATgtcccccctcctttcccttGTATGTGCTGACACAAGGCTTACTAAGTTGGTAGTTTTTGTCGTGGCTGGAGCTGTCGGAGTCTTCAGCGGCCTGACTATCCTCATCTCCTACATTTACATCCTTGTCGCCATCATGAAGATCCACTCTGTGGATGGGAGGCGCAAAGCCTTTTCTACCTGCTCTTCTCACCTGACGGCCGTCTCCATCCTGTATGgtactcttttctttatttatgtacGACCTAGAGCAAGTCTGTCTCTGGATCTCAATAAAGTGGTGTCAGTGTTTTACACTGCAGTGATCCCCATGTTGAACCCATTTATCTACAGCTTGAGGAACAAGGAAGTCAAAGATGCCATCCACAGGACTGCTGCTAAGAGGAAGTTTTGTATGGCCTAA